A stretch of DNA from Phaeodactylum tricornutum CCAP 1055/1 chromosome 29, whole genome shotgun sequence:
AACTAGACGTGCTCTATGACTGTTGGAACAGTATCACAGCCAACACCACGGGAGCCATTGGTCCCAGTAGCAAAAACTAAATTGAATATCGACCACTGTTAGCTTTTATTGATAAGTGAACAAGAATAAAATAGAGAAAAATCACTgatccggcctcgatgaggccgcaaaatcactaatccggccaaaacctATATTTCGTTAANNNNNNNNNNNNNNNNNNNNNNNNNNNNNNNNNNNNNNNNNNNNNNNNNNgacctcaagatgtgtttaccacaaacgactgtgcaatgggcagcagtggtttgacgtgctgtcaagactgttaatctgttacggagtactaccaaagcacaaccgaggacggatcgctgttatgacagtgtgtggtaaacaaaggtgggcgttatgacgaacgacctgcgatacacctaagcaagcttagggactgtaaaactcactcgctgacgacgctccccacgggttagacagcggatgcaaggacctatgctataatgcaatatttggatcaaagaatttctaaaacaatgagtggaaaattacatgctacaaactagtcaatctgttgttcagtccagtgaacaatcccacaaagtgtcagcgcatcattgatcttccacaacttccataatctcaatagacaatctttctcccacatgtatatatacctcctgaactatgagtcccatgcacaacacctatggtgagtagctgttcttcttcagtcccaccatgtgtcttgtgatagcccctttattgcttcaatcgtattttcgatgttccaattatatcccagtccattttggtcgtgtaaaccgacaagtggagactaagcacatgcggctccggaaacatagcaattgtacaaacgcttcgattattgtgagtccacgtggccacggaacaaggctttggtatcatttctgtgcgtgcctccttaactccatgtgcatagtttttgattcacacttgcgacatccgtgtttagtgaataatttccacaagacatgtcgcaaggaggtaaaccacaacagggtaactcaaatacggtatatttgcgcaataaggccgacacaaactccatatgggacgcgtaaccgctgcgtccatcggattggctcacacttacactttccttaccaagtgggagctgtccgagggacatgccgcaaggtagcgTACCGTAACAGCGATGGTTTTGAACGAGTACTGCGTCTGCGCATCACCATCCAATCTTTTGCTGTTATCAATGTTGTTGCTATCTGTGCTGTTATTGACGCTTCTTATTGGAAAGAGCTGCTTCTTCTCTTTTCCGCCAATGGTGCCGGACAAAATCACCTCTTCAAGGAAGAGATCGAAGTGCCGAGATGCCGCCTTGAGCGATGACTCCGAAGAGCATCCCTTGCGAAGTTCGGTGACACCCTTGAGTTTTTGACAATTCATGATGTCTCAGCTAGGAAACAAGAGAacgaatcagcaacaaaGGTACACAGTGCCTGCGGGTTTTGACTAGTATTGATTATTGTCTACTGCTGAACCAGAGGGGGAGGAGCGAAAATGATCAAGTTGCTATTGCTTGCTATCCTTCTGTTTACT
This window harbors:
- a CDS encoding predicted protein, with protein sequence MNCQKLKGVTELRKGCSSESSLKAASRHFDLFLEEVILSGTIGGKEKKQLFPIRSVNNSTDSNNIDNSKRLDGDAQTQYSFKTIAVTVRYLAACPSDSSHLVRKV